A stretch of Thermomicrobium roseum DSM 5159 DNA encodes these proteins:
- a CDS encoding carbon storage regulator yields MLVLTRRTGEAFVIGEGIRVVVLAVEGERVKLGIEAPREVPVVRSELLAVVEAANRQAAGTRTQVLERLKRVFTSTSRS; encoded by the coding sequence ATGCTCGTCCTGACGCGCCGGACAGGCGAAGCGTTCGTCATCGGTGAGGGAATCCGGGTCGTCGTCCTCGCCGTCGAGGGGGAACGGGTCAAGCTCGGGATCGAGGCACCACGCGAGGTCCCAGTGGTGCGCAGCGAGCTCCTGGCGGTAGTCGAGGCAGCCAACCGACAGGCCGCCGGGACACGCACCCAGGTCCTGGAGCGATTGAAGCGGGTCTTCACCAGCACGAGTCGATCCTAG
- a CDS encoding type II toxin-antitoxin system HicB family antitoxin, giving the protein MRPWRLLLEEWPKEWVGFVSELPGCSVKGRNRDEVLARAPEAIAMHLAWLDAHDLPRPEGSGPEVRVAEEMAATAQGVGPLFHDDRQPMRLEEIEAVHRVGSAAVADLLALWERASEWERRTRSARQAGWTPSEILRHVAESDRWYAARLSPDVSGMALPDDPAEAIRRADRAFIGVVRAWWSVWGETVVEREGEQWTVRKVLRRRTAHLREHAQQLAQWLGE; this is encoded by the coding sequence GTGAGGCCATGGAGGCTTCTTCTCGAGGAATGGCCGAAGGAGTGGGTCGGGTTCGTCAGCGAGCTTCCCGGATGCAGCGTGAAGGGGAGAAACCGCGACGAGGTCCTGGCACGGGCGCCGGAAGCGATCGCCATGCACCTGGCCTGGCTGGACGCTCATGACCTTCCGCGGCCGGAAGGAAGCGGCCCCGAGGTACGAGTAGCCGAGGAGATGGCTGCCACAGCACAGGGCGTGGGGCCACTCTTCCACGATGACCGGCAGCCGATGCGCCTCGAGGAAATCGAGGCGGTCCATCGTGTCGGCAGTGCGGCGGTGGCTGATCTCCTGGCGCTCTGGGAGCGTGCGAGCGAGTGGGAGCGACGAACCAGGTCCGCTCGTCAGGCGGGCTGGACACCATCGGAGATCCTCCGGCATGTCGCAGAATCGGATCGCTGGTACGCCGCGCGCCTCTCGCCCGATGTCTCGGGGATGGCGCTTCCCGACGATCCAGCCGAGGCGATCCGGCGAGCGGACCGGGCGTTCATCGGGGTGGTGCGCGCCTGGTGGAGCGTTTGGGGCGAGACGGTCGTCGAGCGAGAAGGCGAACAGTGGACGGTGCGCAAAGTCCTGCGCCGCCGGACTGCGCACCTGCGCGAGCACGCGCAGCAACTCGCTCAATGGCTCGGGGAATGA
- the flgL gene encoding flagellar hook-associated protein FlgL produces the protein MRVTHGMLVDTLLKNLSGNLARMERVYQQITSARRISRPSDDPVGTATVLRLGSAAQEIEQYLANVEQARTWLDLTDQALTTIGQSLQRARELVVQAANDTLSADDRQAIWQELTALQEQIATTGNYAHAGRYLFAGSLTQTEPFDLSTDPPTYRGNSDQLQRLIDRGVTIDINVTGDTAIVPVLTAIKQARDAVAANDPVAIRSQLAAIDAAHTQLLAAQASVGARVNRLEAQRDRLLDAHTSTLRLASEAGDTDMAEAITRFSKEELTYRAALQAGARAIQPTLLDYLR, from the coding sequence ATGCGCGTGACGCACGGCATGCTGGTCGACACCTTACTCAAGAACCTTTCCGGGAATCTCGCCCGGATGGAACGGGTCTACCAGCAGATCACCTCGGCCCGACGCATCTCGCGCCCCTCCGACGATCCGGTCGGCACTGCGACCGTCCTGCGACTCGGTTCGGCTGCTCAGGAGATCGAGCAGTATCTGGCCAACGTCGAGCAGGCGCGGACCTGGCTGGATCTCACCGACCAGGCCTTGACCACCATCGGGCAATCACTGCAGCGGGCCCGCGAACTGGTTGTGCAGGCCGCCAACGATACGCTCTCGGCCGATGATCGGCAAGCGATCTGGCAGGAACTCACGGCACTCCAGGAACAGATCGCAACGACCGGGAACTATGCCCACGCCGGGCGATACCTGTTCGCCGGCAGCCTGACGCAGACCGAACCCTTCGACCTTTCGACCGATCCTCCGACCTATCGCGGAAACAGCGACCAGCTCCAGCGACTGATCGACCGCGGGGTCACCATCGACATCAACGTGACGGGCGACACCGCGATCGTGCCGGTCCTCACGGCGATCAAGCAGGCACGTGACGCGGTGGCAGCCAATGATCCGGTTGCAATCCGCTCGCAGCTGGCAGCGATCGATGCGGCGCATACGCAACTCCTGGCAGCTCAGGCCTCGGTGGGTGCACGGGTCAACCGTCTGGAGGCCCAGCGGGATCGCTTGCTGGATGCGCATACCAGCACGCTGCGACTCGCCAGCGAGGCTGGTGATACCGACATGGCGGAGGCGATCACGCGCTTTTCCAAGGAAGAGTTGACGTATCGCGCAGCGCTGCAGGCGGGAGCCCGGGCCATCCAGCCGACGCTCCTCGACTACCTGCGCTGA
- the fliW gene encoding flagellar assembly protein FliW: protein MIERLPETMTARSRQGELIFPNGLIGCPTWRHFAVEEPGDLPGLLLLRSLDEPGIEFVVAPVAELVPDFLEQLAPNDRATLAALGVGISEEVELWVTLSVHDDGTVTANLLGPLVLDFGRGCGTQVVLADSGWGTRHPLVTE, encoded by the coding sequence ATGATCGAGCGGCTACCGGAGACGATGACGGCGAGGAGCAGGCAGGGAGAGCTGATCTTCCCCAACGGTTTGATCGGCTGTCCGACATGGCGACACTTCGCCGTCGAGGAACCAGGGGACCTGCCAGGGCTCTTGCTCTTGCGCTCGCTCGACGAGCCGGGCATCGAGTTCGTCGTGGCACCGGTGGCCGAACTCGTCCCCGACTTTCTCGAGCAACTCGCGCCGAACGATCGGGCTACACTGGCCGCTCTGGGGGTCGGGATTTCCGAGGAGGTCGAACTCTGGGTCACCCTGAGCGTGCACGACGACGGGACGGTGACAGCCAATCTCCTGGGGCCGCTGGTCCTGGACTTCGGGCGAGGGTGCGGAACGCAAGTGGTGCTGGCCGACTCCGGCTGGGGAACGCGGCACCCCCTGGTCACGGAATGA
- the flgK gene encoding flagellar hook-associated protein FlgK has translation MVFRALETAFRGLMAQQRVVDTANHNIANANTPGFARQRVSLVPSMPYTVPAFNRSGLAGQVGTGVLVASITRVRESVFDLQYRVQSQALGEASTLVDAYAQIEAVFNEPTEAGLGTLLDRFWRAWQAVGNQPEDLAARAALVQDATTLATNLNRMRRQLTELQADTVTKLTLQVSEVNSIAERLASLNQQIVAALATGQTPNDLMDQRDLLLDKLARFTGATIRPLPNGAVNIYLGGYPLVDQDQWFPLSVQVSGGTASVLWQGTTSPVALERGSLQALLHLHNAVLPGLVQKLEDIRDALANEVNTLHMTGYGLSDLPGPPPGRPFFRITAGGELEVEPSLVADPQLIAAADAPGEPGNNAIARQIAELRSKLVLNSGTATINDFYNTLVAEVGGASQTAQVTRDNQRALVEAIDRQRQEIMAVSLDEEMANLIKYQQAYGAAARAITAVDEMLDRIINGMGLVGR, from the coding sequence ATGGTCTTCCGGGCACTGGAGACAGCGTTCCGCGGGTTGATGGCCCAGCAACGGGTCGTCGATACGGCCAACCACAACATCGCCAACGCCAATACGCCCGGCTTCGCTCGCCAGCGCGTCTCTCTGGTGCCGAGCATGCCGTACACCGTGCCCGCCTTCAATCGCAGCGGACTGGCCGGGCAGGTGGGGACCGGCGTCCTGGTGGCCAGCATCACCCGCGTGCGCGAGTCGGTCTTCGACCTCCAGTATCGGGTGCAATCCCAGGCATTGGGCGAAGCCTCGACGCTGGTCGACGCGTATGCCCAGATCGAGGCGGTCTTCAACGAGCCGACCGAGGCTGGCCTGGGCACGCTCCTCGATCGTTTCTGGCGTGCCTGGCAAGCGGTCGGGAACCAACCGGAGGATCTGGCCGCGCGGGCAGCCCTGGTGCAGGACGCGACGACGCTCGCGACCAACCTGAACCGGATGCGTCGCCAGCTTACGGAGCTGCAGGCCGACACCGTGACCAAGCTGACGCTGCAGGTGAGCGAGGTCAACAGCATCGCCGAGCGACTGGCAAGCCTCAACCAGCAGATCGTGGCAGCACTGGCCACCGGACAGACGCCGAACGACCTCATGGACCAGCGCGATCTCCTATTGGACAAGCTGGCGCGCTTTACCGGCGCCACGATCCGGCCTTTGCCCAATGGGGCAGTCAACATCTACCTGGGCGGGTACCCGCTGGTCGATCAGGATCAGTGGTTCCCGCTCAGCGTGCAGGTGAGCGGAGGCACCGCGAGCGTGCTCTGGCAAGGGACGACGAGCCCGGTAGCGCTCGAACGGGGCTCGTTGCAAGCGTTGCTTCACCTTCACAACGCGGTTCTTCCTGGGCTGGTGCAGAAGCTGGAGGATATCCGCGACGCGCTGGCTAACGAAGTCAACACACTGCACATGACCGGCTATGGCCTGAGCGACCTCCCCGGGCCGCCACCGGGACGCCCGTTCTTCCGGATCACGGCCGGCGGTGAACTCGAAGTCGAGCCGAGCCTGGTGGCCGACCCGCAACTGATCGCGGCCGCCGATGCCCCGGGGGAACCAGGCAACAACGCGATCGCGCGGCAGATCGCCGAGCTGCGCTCCAAGCTGGTTCTCAACAGCGGGACCGCGACGATCAACGATTTCTACAACACGCTGGTGGCCGAGGTGGGCGGGGCCTCGCAGACGGCGCAGGTCACGCGCGACAACCAGCGTGCGCTGGTGGAGGCGATCGACCGGCAACGGCAGGAAATCATGGCGGTTTCCCTGGACGAGGAAATGGCGAACCTGATCAAGTACCAGCAAGCCTATGGAGCAGCGGCTCGAGCGATCACGGCAGTCGACGAGATGCTGGACCGGATCATCAATGGGATGGGCCTCGTCGGGCGCTGA